The nucleotide sequence AATACCTGCTTCACATAGAATTTTCATGTGATAGGAAAGCGAAGATTGAGGCATATTCACTTCATCGGTTAAAGTGCAAGTACACTTTTCTCCATTCTGCAAAAGTTCTAAAATGCGTAATCTACGCGCATCACTTAAAGCTTTAAAGATTTTTGCTCTTTCCTCATAAATAGTTGCCATGCTCTCACCTCAAATCCAAACTTCTTGATTTAAATATATGCTTCAAATCGAAAAAAGTCAATATGAAATTATAGTTTTTCTAAATTTTAATAAACAGATACGGAATAATAGGGGCTGCTGTCTGCAAAATTCTTGTGTGTTACTTTGCCGCACATGAGCATTATAGCACGGGATGTCACTATGGATTTTGTTTTTGTTTAGCTGTTCAACTTCATTTTACAATTAACCCTCAGATAAAAGCATCATTCTTAATAGAATATGAAAACCGAAGAATTTCGCACACCGGATATCTCTGGCAAATTTTCCCTCGGGTGAAGTTTTGAATAAGGCAACATGTCTCAAAGTGAGACACAGCAGGTTTTCATCTTATACGCAGGTCGTTCCTGCCCAACATTCAACCTCTTCCTGCATCAACGGTACAGAGGAACCCCCTCTCCATAAATGTCGTTTTCATGTTTCCAGAAGGTCGGAATTTTTAGCAACAAAAACCCGAGAGATTCCACACACTGAATGCAACCAGTGGCCTTCTCTCGGGCAAAATGTTGAGGAACAAGCGATCTTCTCTTATGCTCCTGTTGACCCTGCCAATCGTTCAACTTCTTCCTGGGGCAACTGTGTTGCTTCAGCAATCTGGGAAAGTGTGAGTTTCCCCAAAGCAATTAAAGCCGTCGCCGTTCGACGAGCCGATTCCATACGCCCCTCTTCCAATTTCTTCTCTCCGAATTTCTCCATCAATTCGCACATGGTATCTACCCCCTCTGCTTCTGCCTTAAAATAGTCGGCTCTTTCAGCCAGCTCCTTATAATTCATCTTGTTTGGATTCTCGCAGAAAAAATCCTGCATCAATCGCCCGAGCGGCGTATCATCATGATTCGCACCATTGACGTAGAGGATATGCGCCCCCTCATCAAACGGTCGCTGAAGCTCCTCTATGATTCGATCCACATGGTAAAGCGGACAACCCGCTCCATAGATGTCGTTTTCTGTAATGAAGATCACCCATGTCTCTGGAAGTTCAGAGAACTCCGCTCCTTTTGCCAGTTCCCGCGAATCCATCATGCTGCTGTTGTAGCGTGCCCGACGCGGAGCGGCACCCTCGTTGGCACGCTGTACCTCGCAGTCATAGAGCTTTCCCTCGCTGTCCTCCGCCAAAACATCAAAACGCACGCCGCGACCATAGAGATTATTCGCACTCTGCTGCGTGACGACATGCTTGACAACGAGATCGTCGCGGTCAAAGAAGATACGCAGCAGGAGCTGCATTCCCTCGACATAGTTGTCAAAACATACGTTGAAAAACGTATCGTCGATCAAGCGGAATTTTTGAATCAGCATATCATATTCCGCAGGAATGTCCTTCTTGATTATCCTCACCGCGCCTATAGCTTCCTCACCTTATTCTACTATCATAGTATGCACTATGCCAAAGATTGTCAAGGCTGAAAAGAACCGTGCGCCGCCGGGCGCACATCCAAAAAGAGCCGGGCGAAGATGAAATCCATCTTCGCCCGGCTCTTCCTTTTTCCACAGCCTCTCACTCATCGAGCAGCGGCAGATACGCACCGTAGCCCTGTGCTTCCATCTCTTCTTTCGGCACGAAGCGCAAAGAAGCGCTGTTGATGCAGTAGCGGATGCCTCCCAACGCCTTGGGGCCGTCCTCAAAGACGTGCCCGAGGTGAGCGCCGCTCTTGGCTGCCGTGACCTCCGTTCGCACCATGCCGTGCGACGTATCCTCGTGCTCCGCGATGAGCGAGGCATCGATCGGACGCGAGAAAGCCGGCCAGCCGCAGCCGGAATCGTACTTGTGCGTCGAGACGAAGAGCGGCTCCCCCGTCGTTACATCGCAATAGATTCCCGCGCGAAACTCATGATCGTATTCATTCTGAAACGGCGCTTCCGTCGCCTTCTCCTGCGTCACCTTGTACTGCATCGCCGTCAGGCGCTCCTTGAGTTCCTCGTCCGACGGCCTCGCATAAGACTTCTCCTTCTGCCCTTCCTTCGCCGCTTCGCTCTTCTCGCGCATGTCGGACATCAAAGAAAGCGGGATATGGCAGTAGCCGTCCGGATGCTTTTCGAGATACTTCTGATGCTCCTCTTCCGCGCGGTAAAAGTTCACGATAGGCCCCGTCTCTATGGCGACAGGCTTTTTCAACCTCTCCTCCAGGCGACGCAGCGAATCGCCGATTACAGCGACTTCCCCGTGCGCCCTGCCGCTCTTTGCCACATAGTAGATGCCCGAACGATACTGTTCGCCGACATCGTTTCCCTGGCGGTTCTTCGCCGTCGGATCGATGGACTCGTAAAACAGTTCCAACAGCTCTTCGAGCGACAGAACCTTCGGATCATAGACAACATGCACGGCTTCGGCATGGCCGCTGCCCGAGCACACCTCGCGATACGACGGACGCGCCGTGCGCCCGTTCGCGTAGCCGCTCTCCGCCGATATGACGCCGGGCGCAAGGCTCAAGTAATGCTCCGTGCCCCAGAAGCAGCCGCCCGCGAGGTAAATCTCCGCCTCGCCGTCTCGCGGCGCGTTCTTCTGCACGATTTCCTCAGGCATCTCAGCCATCGATGCGGGCGCCGCCCCGCAGCCGCCCAGACAAAATGCAAGCCCCAAGGCGCAGATGATGCGTAAGGATGGAATTTTCATAGGTACCTCCCTCTAGGTCATGAAATGCACTTTCTTTTCTCCACTATACCACAGAAAACGAAAGATATGATAATAAGAGAATAAAAATTATTTAAGAATAATCCTGCTCTCTTGTGCCTCCGTATCTTTCCTTGCATAAACAAGAAAAGGAGCGTACAATAGGGACGTGCTTTTCAAAAACGCAGGCAAACACATGCGCGAAGACAGGCAGCTGAATTTATCCGGGATTCCTTTATTATAGAGCGAGGCTGTCTTATGAACATCATCGGTCTCTTGCGAAGGCTGTCGCCTTTCCGCATCATCATCTTGAGTTTCCTCGTCCTGATCCTCTGCGGCACAGGACTTCTGATGCTGCCTTGGGCAACGGCAAACGGCGAAGGCGCCTCCCTTTCGGACGCGCTCTTCACCGCCGTTTCCGCCAGCTGCGTGACAGGACTCACCGCCGTGGACACCGCTTCCTACTGGACGCTTTTCGGTCAGCTCGTCATCCTCGCCATGATTCAAGTCGGCGGCTTCGGCGTCATCACAGTCGCCGTTTCTCTCGCCGCTCTTTCCGGACAGCGCATCGGACTCATGCAGCGCAGTCTTTCCAAGGAAGCTGTCTCAGCGCCGCAGCTCGGCGGCATCGTGCCGCTCCTCTACTTCATTCTGCGCTTGACTTTCTTCATCGAATTTCTCGGCGCGCTCTTCCTCGCCCCTTCTTTTTGCCAAAAAGTCGGCCTCGTGCGCGGCATTTACTTCGCCGTCTTTCACTCCATCTCATCCTTCTGCAATGCGGGCTTCGACCTCTTCGGCAATTCCTTGATGGACTTCGCTGCCGACCCCGTCGTAAACATCACGGTCATGCTCCTCATCATCGCCGGCGGCCTCGGCTTCACCACCTGGGCGGACATACGTCTGAACCGCAGAAATTTTCGCGCCTACAGCCTGCAAAGCAAGATCGCCCTCACGATGACGGCAGTCCTCATCCTTGTTCCTGCGCTTTTCTTCTTTTTCTTCGAGCTTGATCCCGGCGTTTCCACGGGCGAACACTTCCTGATCTCCCTCTTTCAATCCGTCACAACCCGCACTGCCGGCTACAATACGATCGACATCAAAGACTTCAGCGAGACGGGACGCGCCGCTCTCATCGTCCTGATGCTCATCGGCGGCTCTCCCGGCTCCACGGCGGGCGGCATCAAGACGACGACGGCTTTCACCTTGTTCGCCATCATGATCGCCACCTTTCAGCTCAAAGAGAATCCGACCTGCTTCTCTCGTCGTCTTTCGCCCGAAACCCAGCGTCACGCCGTCACCATCCTCATGATGTATCTACTGCTTTTTGCCTCTGGCAGCGTGCTGCTCAACCTCATCGACGACATTCGCTTGATTGACAGCGCTTTTGAGACGGCTTCCGCGTTGGGGACCGTCGGTCTTTCCATCGGCGTCACCGAGGATCTTGGCCCGCTTTCCAAATGCGTCATGATGATTTTAATGTTCTTCGGACGCATCGGCGGCCTCACGGTCATCTTTGCGGCACACGCGCGCGGCCGGCACGAATCCGGACGCCGCCCGGAGGAACGAATCACCATCGGATAGGAGGAACATCATGAAATCCATCCTGCTCATCGGTCTCGGCCGCTTCGGCCGCCACATTGCCGAAAAGCTGCACGACATGCAGCATGCGGTCCTCGCCGTCGACCACGACGAAGACCGTGTAAATCGCATACTGCCGCTCGTGACGAATGCGCTCATCGCCGACAGCACCAATGCAGACTTTCTGCAGTCTCTCGACATCCCCAGCTTCGATGTCTGCATCGTCGCCATCGGCGATGACTTTCAGAGCTCCCTCGAAACGACCTCGCTCCTCAAGGAGTTCGGCGCTCGCTATGTCGTAGCACGCGCTTCGCGTGACATTCATGAGAAATTTCTGCTGCGAAACGGCGCGGACGAAACCGTCTACCCCGAGCGCCAACTCGCCCTTTGGACGGCCATCCGCTGCGGTTCCAACCACATCCTCGACTACTTCCCGCTCAGCGACGAATACGCCATCTATGAAGTGCCCGTGCCCAGAGCGTGGGCGGGAAAAAGCATCGGCGAGCTCGACGTCCGCCGCCGTCATCACTTGAACATCCTCGGCATAAAAGCAGCCGACCGTATCGACCTCAATATCTCCGCCCAAACCATCCTAGCCGCCAATGCCGCCGTCCTTGTCGCAGGCAGACAGGAAGACGTCGACCACGCACTTCGGAAAAATGATTGACTGCTCCGCACAGAAAAACCATGCCGAACATCTCGCCCCGTTCCTTTGCCGCGCTTTTAGCGCTTGCATATTCGCGCTTCTTCTGCTAGAATATACACGTTGCCTGCGGTCGTAGCTCAGCTGGATAGAGCATCTGCCTCCTAAGCAGGGGGTCGCGCGTTCGAATCGCGCCGATCGCACCATGAAAATGAAGCCTGCACCTCTTCGGAGGGCAGGCTTTTTTGCTGTATATTTATCTGCCGCACACTCAGAGAAGCGGCGCCTTTTCCCTCGCAGCGTCGAGAAGGTCGCGGCAGCGTATGCCTTCCTCCGGCGAATAGGCGAGCGTGATGCGGCACTTCATGCCGTACTTTCCGTATTCCGCATTTCCCGGACGGAAAATTGCTTCGATGCCCTTGGCGTTCAGTTCCAAAAGCGGCTTGCTCGTCACATCGCGCACAAAGACGGCGAACGCGCCATCGCCAAGATGCGCGAGCACATCGCCCGAGCGGAACTTGCTGCCGATGGAGTTGCAGAGCCGCACGAGAAGCGTCTCCGCGCCGCGCTTCCCCAGACGCTTTTCCAAATCCCCATAGCGCTCCAAGCGCACGAGGATGAGTGCATGGACGTCCTTCTTGCCTTCGCCCGCCAAGAAACAATCGGCTTCCTTAAGCAAGCCGCTCTCGTTGGCAACGCCCGTGACGGGATCGAGTTCGGAACGGAAGCGTCCGCCCTCCTTCGCCGCATCATGCAGGCGATCCGTGCGCCACATGACGCCGCGCACGGTGCTCAAGTGTCCACATTCATCATTCTCCCGCTCGATGACGAACTTGTACCACGAGTACTTGCCCGTCGGAGGATTTCCCATGTCAAGCAGAAAACTGTCGCGTTCCGTATTCTGACCCGAAAAGAAGGCGATCATCTGCTCAAGGAAATCCGGGTGTACCATCAACCGCCGCTCGGCATTCATCGTGCGGCGAAAGCCCTCGATCTCACGCACCTGCATACCGCCGCGCACCAAGCGAAAGGACATCGTATCCGTCTTCAGTTCGTAGCTGAACAAGATAGCGCCGAGCTTTTGCAAGAGAAGCTTGACGCATTGATTTTGATAGTGTGTTTCGGGAATATCCGCCTTATACTGCCACATTGCCTATACCCCCTCTTGGCAATCCCTTACTAACCAAAGCAAGGCTTTCCGAAAAACATATCATGGGATATGAACCCACTTCACTACTTATTTCGTTATTTTCACGCCTTTTATTAAACGATTTCTTCTTGATTGTGATGAAAAAGCCGCCCCCGACATCAAAATGATGCAGGAGCGGCTTCTTCCTTATTCCTTTTTAAGCGCCGTATCAAGCGTGTGCCACGAAAGCACAGCGCACTTGACGCGTGCGGGCATGTGCGAGACGCCTTCAAGCGCGGCAGCCTCGTCGAGTTCTTCTAGTTCTTCCTCCGAGAGCTTTCTGCCCTTGATCATCGAGATGAAGAGATCGGTGAGATGGTGCGCTTCTTCAACGCTCTTGCCCTTGACGAGGTCGATCATCATTGAGGTAGAAGCCTGCGAGATGGCACAGCCGACGCCCGTGAAGGCAGCGTCCTTGATCTTGCCCGCCTCGACGATGAGCTCCAACGTGATCTCGTCGCCGCACGAGGGATTGTGCCCGCGCTCCTTGATGGTCGCGCCCGCAAGTTCATGCTTGTTTTCCGTCGAGCGGCTGTGCTCGGCGATCAGCTCCGTATAGATGTCCGTAAGGCTCATAGATGCATCACCTTCCTGACCTCTTTCAAGGCTTCGAGCCAGCGGTCGACATCCGCCTTCGTGTTGTAGAGGTAGAAGCTCGCGCGGCATGTGGCATTCTGCCCCAGATACTTCATCAGCGGCTGGGCGCAGTGGTGGCCGGCACGCACGGCGACGCCGAAGGAGTCAAGGATCGTCGCAACGTCGTGCGGATGGACGTCCTTGACGTTGAACGTGATGATGCCCGTCTTCAAGGCAGGGTCGGCGTCGCAGCCGTAAAGCTCGACGAAGGGGATCTCGCGCAATTTGGGCAGCGCGTAGTTCACAAGTTCCTGCTCGATGCGGCGCACGGTGTCGAAGCCCGTCTTTTCGAGGTATTCGATAGCGGCGCGAAGGCCTGCCGCGCCGCCGACGTTCTGCGTACCCGCCTCGAACTTCTGCGGCAGCTCGGCGAACGTCGTCTCCTGCTCCGTGACGTACTCGATCATGTCGCCGCCGCGCAAAAATGGCGGCATGGCGTCGAGCAAGGCCTCCTTGCCGTAGAGCACGCCGATGCCCATGGGCGAAAGCAGCTTGTGTCCCGAAAAGGCGAAGAAGTCGCAGTCCATATCCTGCACATCGACCGCCATGTGCGCCGCGCTCTGCGAGCCGTCAACGAGGATCACGGCGCCGTTTTCGTGCGCGACGGCGGCAATCTCACGAACCGGGTTGATGAGGCCGAGGACGTTCGAGACTTCCGTGACGGCGACGATCTTCGTCTTCTTCGTGATCTTCTTCTTCGCTTCCTTTACGGAGAGCCTGCCGTCCTTTTCGAGGTACATGTACTTCAAGACAGCGCCCTTCGCCTGGGCGACCATCTGCCACGGCACGAGATTCGAGTGATGCTCGGCGATGGAGATGACGATCTCGTCGCCCGCCTCGACATTCGCGAGACCGTAGCTGTAGGCGACGAGGTTCAGCGCCTCCGTCGCGTTCTTCGTAAAGATGATCTCCTGCGGCAGGCGCGCGTGGATGAAGGAGCGTGTCGCGGCGCGCGTGTACTCGTAGATGTCCGTCGCCTTGACGGAAAGCGCGTACGCGCCCCGATGCGGGTTCGCGTTGCAGCCGCCATAGTAGCCGCAGATCGCCTGAATGACCTCGTTCGGCTTCTGCGTCGTCGCACCGTTGTCGAGGTAGACGAGCGGCTGGTTGTTCATCTTGTGCGTAAGCAAGGGAAAATCCTTGCGAATGTCTTCCTCAGTCCGCATCTTCGATCCTCCCTTCGATGGAAGCGGCAATCTCCTCCTTGAGCGCTTCGTCCGAAATGCGCGCGAGCACGGGGAAGAGGTCGGCCTCGACGACGAGACGCCGCGCCTCGGCGAGATCGAGTCCGCGGCTCATCAGATAGAAGAGCTTCGTCTCGTCCATCTTGCCGATGCTCACGGCATGATGTCCGTCGACGTCGCCCTCACCTGAGAGCATCAGCGGCACAGAGCGGTTGCGCACGCCGGGAGAGAGGATGATGACGTCCTCGTTCTCACGCCCGACGGAGCCGGCTGAGCCTGCGATGAAGTCGAGCGTGCCGCGAAACACCTTCTGCGCCTCGTCCATCAACGCGCCCTTGACCTGCATATTTGCGTCGGTGTGCGCGCCCCTCTGGCGCACGAGATAGTTGAAGTCGAACTTGCGCTTCTTGTCAGCGAAGTAAAAGGCCGCGATATCCGCTGCGGCGTCCTTTCCCGCAAGCTCGACGGAAAGCTTCGACACGAGCTCGTTCGCGCCGATCTCGATGATCGTATAGGAAAATGCGCCGCCCTCTTCGACGCGCACCTTGACGTCGTCGGCATGATTTTCCCCCTCGGGCACGAGCTGCACCTTGACGAGGGAAAGAGTGCCGCCCGCCTCAACATGCGCCTCGATCTCGGCATGGCCGCCCTCCCGATAGATCTGGACGGCTTCCTTCTTCTCGCCCGCCTTCACATGGATCTTCTGCACTTCGGCGGCATCGAGTCCATCGGGCAGAGCTGCGCCGTTGACGCCGAGCCAGCGCCATGTGCGCATGGGAATGGAGCTGAAAAGTTCTTGATTCTGCATATTCTTCCCCTCCTTATCCCATCGTGCCTTCAAGCTCGATATTGACGAGATTGTTCATCTCAACGGCATATTCCAAAGGCAGTTCCTTCGCAATCGGCTCGACGAAACCGCGCACGATCATCGCGCGCGCCTCCTCCTCGTCGATGCCCCGGCTCGTCAGATAGTAGACCGCCTCGTCGCTGATGCGGCCGATCTTCGCCTCGTGCCCGATGTCCGCCTCATCGCCCTCGATGTCCATGGCAGGAAGCGTGTCGGAGCGAGAGATGCTGTCGAGCATCAAGGATTCGCAGTTGACCGAGCACTTCGTGAAAGGTGCGTTCTTCGCTACCTTCACAGCGCTTCGGTAGATCGCCTTGCCGCCCGCCTTCGAAATCGAGCGCGTGTTGATCGTCGCCGATGTGTGCGGCGCCGTGTGGATGACCGTCGCGCCCGTGTCGAGCGTCTGCCCTTTCGACGCGAAGGTCACGCCCGTGAACTCGCAACGTGCGCGCTCACCGTGCAGAATGCTGCACGGGTAGAGCATGGAGACGTGCGAGCCGAAAGATCCGGAGACCCACTCGATCAGGCCGTCCTTCTCGACGAGGGCGCGTTTCGTATTGAGGTTCATCATGTTGCGCGACCAGTTCTCGATCGTCGAGTAGCGAAGCCGCGCCCCTTCCTTGACAAACAGCTCGACGCAGCCTGCATGGAGGTTCGTCACATTGTATTTCGGCGCCGAGCATCCCTCGATGAAGTGCAGGTTCGCGCCCTTTTCCACGATGATCAGCGTGTGTTCGAACTGCCCCGCGCCCGGCGCGTTGAGTCGAAAATACGACTGCAGCGGGATCTCCACGTCGACGCCCTCGGGCACATAGACGAAGGAGCCGCCCGACCAGACGGCGCCGTGCAGCGCCGCGAACTTGTGATCCTTCGGCGGCACGAGCTTCATGAAGTATTTCTTGACCAAGTCCTCGTGCTCGACGAGCGCTGTTTCCATATCGGTGTAGACGACGCCCTGCTTCACGAGACTGTCCTGTATGCTGTGGTAGACGACTTCCGAATCGTACTGTGCGCCGACGCCCGCGAGCGACGTCTTCTCCGCCTCAGGAATGCCGAGGCGGTCGAACGTGTCCTTGATGTCCTCGGGAACTTCCTTCCAGTTTCCCGTCATCTTCGCATCGGGGCGCACGTAGGTGACGATCTCGTTCATATCAAGCTCCGAGAGGTCAGGCCCCCACGAGGGAAGCGCCATCTTGTTGTACGTCTCCAGCGATTTCAGACGAAACTCAAGCATCCAGTCGGGATCGTGCTTCTGCTTCGCGATGTCGCGGATGATGTCCTCCGTCAGCCCCTGCTGCGCCTTGTAGACGGGGACGTCGTGGTTCTTGATGTCGTAGAGCGTGCGCTCGATGTCCTCCACAAAGGTTTTCTTCTTTGCCATCTCGCCCACCTCACTTTGCCGCAGCGTCGTCAAGGATGTGCGTGAAGCCGCGGCGATTCACCTCGTCGATGAGTTCGGGGCCGCCCTCTTCGACGATCGTGCCGCCGATGATGACATGCACGCGGTCGACCTTGAGCTTTTCCAGAATCTTCGAGTTGTGCGTGATGATGAGGCAGCTGTTGTCCGCCGTATGATACTTCTCGATGCCCGAGGAAACGATCTGCACGGCGTCGACGTCGAGTCCCGAATCCGTCTCATCGAGCAGCGCGAGCTTCGGCGCGAGCATCAAAAGCTGCAGGATCTCGTTACGCTTCTTCTCGCCGCCCGAAAAGCCCACGTTCATGTAGCGCTCGGCGTACGAAGGATCGATCTTCAGCTCTTCCATCGTCTTTTTGAGTTCCTTCTTGAAAGCCATGATCTTGACCTTCTCGCCCGTCACCGCCTGCTTCGCCGTCCGAAGCATGTTCTCGACCGTGATGCCCGGAATCTCCTCGGGCGTCTGGAACGAGAGGAAGAGACCCTCCCGCGCGCGCTCGAACGTCTTCTTCTCTAAGAGGCTCCTGCCCTCGAAAGAAATATCGCCCGCCGTCACCTCGTACTTCGGATGACCCATGATGACGTTCATGAGCGTCGACTTGCCTGAGCCGTTCGGCCCTAGGATCACATGCACCTCGCCCTTGTTGATCGTCAGGCTGAGGTTCTTCAATATCGCTTTTCCCTCCACGCCTGCGGAGAGATTCTTGATGTTCAGCAATGCATCCGACATGATGATGCTCCTTTCTTCCGCACGGAATTTTTTGGCAATTCGCCGCCGTGCAACGCATTATGTTCAATCGCTCGCGCCTTCGGCTTGAGCTCTTGGGGTTTCATGGTAAACTACTCGGGATTTATTTCCTTTCATTTTAGGTGGTTTTATCGTAAATGTCAATCCCATAAAGCAAAAGTCCTTGTAGATAATAATTATCATAAAAAGGCCGATGCATACGCTCCGTATGCATCGGCCGAAAATGCCTGCTGCTCATTCCAGCGTCATGATCTTGTGCTTCAAGACATAGATCAGAGCCTGCGTGCGGTCGTTGACGTTGAGTTTTCTAAAGATATTCGTCAGATGATTCTTGACCGTCTTCTCGCTGACGAAGAGCGCCTGCGCGATGTCCTGGTTGCTGAAGCCCTTGGCAATGCACGACAAGACGTCCATCTCACGCGAGGTCAGGCGTTCGGAGCGGCTCTCGCGCCACATCGTGCGCGCCTTCTCGTTGATGTTCTCGTCCTCGGAAACGCCGCCGAAGAGACGCTCGGCGAGCGACGGATAGACGAAAGCGTTGCCCTCGTTGACGACGTGGATCGCCTTGATGAGCATCGAAGGTTCGACATCCTTGAGGAGATACCCGAGAACGCCGTTCTTCAAGAGTTCGAGTACGTAGTTGTCGCTGTCGTGAATCGTCAGCACGATGATCTTGGTTCTGGACTTCGCCGCCTGAAGCTGGCACGCTACCTCAAGACCCGACAGCCCCGGCATATTGAGGTCGAGGAGCAGCACGTCGGGCTGCAGGACGAGGGTTCTGGCAAGCGTCTCCTGCCCATCCTCCGCCTCGCCGATGACCTCCAGGTCGTCCTCGAAATTCAGCACGCGTTTGACCCCCTGCCGAAGCAGCGCATGGTCGTCTGCGATCAAGATCTTGATTGTCATTGCCAAACATCCTTTCCTTTCCGCTCTGATTCTGCCGTTCCTTCGGCAGGCGGAGAAGTATCGCGCAAGATGTGCGCGGTCAAAAATATCATGATTTCCGAATCAGTCTTCGTGCGGCGCACGCTTTTGAAGAATGTGCCAAGTATGGGGATGTCACCCAAAAGCGGCACCTTTGCAAAGACGCGCGATTCCTCGCTGCCGATGAGGCCGCCAATGACCATGGTCTCGCCGTCTTTTAAGCGCACGGTCGTATCGGCCGAGCGCTCCTGGAACTTGTACGCCTTGAGCGCATCGACGTAGACGGGGGAACTGACCTCCGTATGAACCCGCGCCGTGATCTCGCCGTTTTCATGGATACGCGGCGTATAGCGCAGGATGATGCCCGCCTTCTTATACGTTATTGAGGTCGTCACCGTAGAATTCGTCGTCTGCGTCTCGGGCACGGGCACGGAACCGCCGATGTTGATCACAGCTTCCCTGCCCTGCAGTGTCGTGATATTGGGACGTGCCAAGACATTTGCCTTGCCGTCCGTGATGAGTGCCGCAATCTTTGCCCGATAGTAGAACTCGTATGGCTTGCCTTCGGGCGTTCTGCCGAAGCGGATGACGCCCGGCACCTCGCCGTCGATGCCCCGTCTGCTGCCTTCCGCGCCGCTCTTCGACGTGCCGTGCGGATCGATGGGCAGCGGCGACCAGTCCCAGTCCACGCCGAGCTCCTTCGCCGCATTCTTCTCCAAGGCGACGACACGCGCCTCCAAGGATACCTGCTCGGTAGGCACATCGAGTGAATGCAGCACGGCCTCAGCGCGTGCCTTCTCCTCTTCTGTTCCATAGAAAAGCAGGGCATTTGTCGCACGGTCAATCAAAAGCCGCTCTCCCGTTCGGTAAAGCCCCTGCTCGCTTATATCTTCCTTCCCATTTT is from Selenomonas sputigena ATCC 35185 and encodes:
- a CDS encoding type II secretion system protein GspD, producing MGISPRVGAFFLAAWFAGALPAAASPLTLEVVDADVTALLTSIARLSGLDLILDDSVKGRISLSLKDVEPEEALMLISRAKGLAVQHEGKVLLVRAAKEAAPFYRMHVLPVHHADLDTAFAAVKLSLGEAGISAIDENKKNGKEDISEQGLYRTGERLLIDRATNALLFYGTEEEKARAEAVLHSLDVPTEQVSLEARVVALEKNAAKELGVDWDWSPLPIDPHGTSKSGAEGSRRGIDGEVPGVIRFGRTPEGKPYEFYYRAKIAALITDGKANVLARPNITTLQGREAVINIGGSVPVPETQTTNSTVTTSITYKKAGIILRYTPRIHENGEITARVHTEVSSPVYVDALKAYKFQERSADTTVRLKDGETMVIGGLIGSEESRVFAKVPLLGDIPILGTFFKSVRRTKTDSEIMIFLTAHILRDTSPPAEGTAESERKGKDVWQ
- a CDS encoding response regulator; translation: MTIKILIADDHALLRQGVKRVLNFEDDLEVIGEAEDGQETLARTLVLQPDVLLLDLNMPGLSGLEVACQLQAAKSRTKIIVLTIHDSDNYVLELLKNGVLGYLLKDVEPSMLIKAIHVVNEGNAFVYPSLAERLFGGVSEDENINEKARTMWRESRSERLTSREMDVLSCIAKGFSNQDIAQALFVSEKTVKNHLTNIFRKLNVNDRTQALIYVLKHKIMTLE
- the sufB gene encoding Fe-S cluster assembly protein SufB, giving the protein MAKKKTFVEDIERTLYDIKNHDVPVYKAQQGLTEDIIRDIAKQKHDPDWMLEFRLKSLETYNKMALPSWGPDLSELDMNEIVTYVRPDAKMTGNWKEVPEDIKDTFDRLGIPEAEKTSLAGVGAQYDSEVVYHSIQDSLVKQGVVYTDMETALVEHEDLVKKYFMKLVPPKDHKFAALHGAVWSGGSFVYVPEGVDVEIPLQSYFRLNAPGAGQFEHTLIIVEKGANLHFIEGCSAPKYNVTNLHAGCVELFVKEGARLRYSTIENWSRNMMNLNTKRALVEKDGLIEWVSGSFGSHVSMLYPCSILHGERARCEFTGVTFASKGQTLDTGATVIHTAPHTSATINTRSISKAGGKAIYRSAVKVAKNAPFTKCSVNCESLMLDSISRSDTLPAMDIEGDEADIGHEAKIGRISDEAVYYLTSRGIDEEEARAMIVRGFVEPIAKELPLEYAVEMNNLVNIELEGTMG
- the sufC gene encoding Fe-S cluster assembly ATPase SufC, producing the protein MSDALLNIKNLSAGVEGKAILKNLSLTINKGEVHVILGPNGSGKSTLMNVIMGHPKYEVTAGDISFEGRSLLEKKTFERAREGLFLSFQTPEEIPGITVENMLRTAKQAVTGEKVKIMAFKKELKKTMEELKIDPSYAERYMNVGFSGGEKKRNEILQLLMLAPKLALLDETDSGLDVDAVQIVSSGIEKYHTADNSCLIITHNSKILEKLKVDRVHVIIGGTIVEEGGPELIDEVNRRGFTHILDDAAAK